A portion of the Maylandia zebra isolate NMK-2024a linkage group LG9, Mzebra_GT3a, whole genome shotgun sequence genome contains these proteins:
- the LOC112431717 gene encoding GTPase IMAP family member 7-like, whose product MCLTEALSFIPLTCAVTTVTLRWLYVSGSDLRIVMIGKTGVGKSAVGNTILGNKHFRSCPLSGSVTEVCQKGVTQWGNRVVSVVDTPGILDTAKSDELIKREIVRCVEVSCPGPHVFLLVIQVGRFTKEEKNSVEALQELFGPEANKYMIVLFTRGGDLGGMTIEQYVREAEPGLKHIIESCGNRYHVFDNTSSDKKQVVELVKKIDNMMAENRGTHYTDAMYKEVEEAHRLGLTLQQYRFTEPLLKRVRLFRILLGRD is encoded by the coding sequence ATGTGTTTAACAGAAGCTTTATCATTCATCCCTCTCACCTGTGCAGTGACAACAGTGACATTAAGATGGCTTTATGTTTCAGGTTCTGATTTGAGGATTGTGATGATTGGAAAAACTGGTGTGGGCAAGAGTGCTGTTGGGAACACCATCCTGGGAAACAAACATTTCAGATCTTGCCCTTTATCTGGGTCGGTGACTGAGGTCTGTCAAAAAGGTGTGACTCAGTGGGGTAATAGAGTAGTTAGTGTTGTAGACACACCAGGGATCCTGGACACTGCAAAATCAGATGAGCTCATCAAAAGAGAAATTGTGCGTTGTGTTGAAGTCTCCTGTCCCGGTCCTCATGTGTTCCTGTTGGTCATCCAAGTGGGTCGATTCAccaaagaagagaaaaactcAGTGGAAGCCCTGCAGGAGCTGTTTGGCCCCGAGGCAAACAAGTACATGATTGTGCTCTTCACCCGTGGTGGTGATCTTGGAGGCATGACCATAGAGCAGTATGTACGTGAAGCTGAGCCTGGGCTAAAGCACATCATTGAAAGCTGTGGAAACAGGTACCACGTCTTTGACAACACCAGCAGCGACAAAAAgcaggtggtggagctggtCAAGAAGATTGATAACATGATGGCAGAAAATAGAGGCACACACTACACAGACGCCATGTACAAGGAGGTGGAGGAAGCACACAGACTGGGATTGACACTGCAGCAGTATAGGTTCACTGAGCCGCTGCTTAAGCGTGTCAGACTTTTTCGTATTCTTCTTGGGAGAGATTAA
- the LOC112431718 gene encoding uncharacterized protein LOC112431718, whose product MGLRQSSNSRRCEPKQLITTNARPDYGSQTGPYTTEPQAGRRTPAIWNIVLLGMSGSGKSASGNSILREKRFISRPSSKPITSECQVAETKVNDFHVCVIDTPDIFDDDIAPSVRDKHVKKCKQLCESGPCVYVLVLHVSRFTNGERDIFKKLEKAFGSKVKEQTIILFTRGDDLRQAEMKFEDFLRTCQPELKAIIQKCDNRCVLFENSRQNDSQVKKLLETGMNLIQNQQTLLY is encoded by the exons ATGGGTCTCCGGCAAAGCAGTAATTCAAGGAGATGTGAACCGAAACAACTCATAACAACCAATGCCAG GCCTGACTATGGATCACAAACTGGACCGTACACTACTGAGCCACAAGCAG GAAGACGCACTCCAGCCATATGGAACATTGTCCTTTTGGGAATGTCTGGGAGTGGAAAGAGTGCGAGTGGGAACAGCATCCTCAGAGAGAAACGCTTCATATCTAGACCCAGCTCCAAGCCGATCACCTCAGAGTGCCAAGTGGCAGAAACTAAAGTGAATGATTTCCATGTATGTGTGATCGATACTCCTGACATCTTTGATGATGACATTGCACCGTCAGTTAGGGACAAACATGTAAAAAAGTGCAAACAGCTTTGTGAGTCAGGACCTTGTGTGTATGTACTTGTATTACATGTGAGCAGATTTACAAATGGTGAGAGAGATATCTTTAAAAAGTTGGAAAAAGCGTTTGGGAGCAAAGTTAAAGAACAAACAATTATCCTGTTCACCAGAGGAGATGACCTGCGGCAGGCAGAAATGAAGTTTGAGGATTTCCTACGTACCTGTCAACCTGAGCTGAAAGCAATAATTCAGAAATGTGACAACAGGTGTGTTCTCTTTGAGAACAGCAGGCAAAATGACAGTCAGGTAAAGAAGCTACTGGAGACAGGGATGAACCTAATCCAAAACCAGCAGACGTTGCTGTATTAG
- the LOC112431719 gene encoding GTPase IMAP family member 7-like: MAKFPAGPDLRIVMLGKTGVGKSAVGNTILGDRYFRSSPLSRSVTEVCQKGVTQWGNRVVSVVDTPGILDTAKSNEFIKREIVRCVEVSCPGPHVFLLVIQVGRFTKEEKNSVEALQELFGQAANQHMIVLFTRGGDLGDMTIQEYVREAEEGLRRIIQSCGNRFHIFENTSKDRTQVMELVNKIDDMVAANGGKHYTDAMYKEVEAAGIMGLKAVQYEFLEALLKRIQKFFLILHRD, from the exons ATGGCTAAATTTCCAGCAG gtcctgATTTGAGGATTGTGATGCTTGGAAAGACCGGTGTGGGTAAGAGTGCTGTTGGAAACACCATTCTGGGAGACAGATATTTCAGATCTTCTCCTTTATCACGGTCAGTGACTGAGGTCTGTCAGAAAGGTGTGACTCAGTGGGGTAACAGGGTAGTTAGTGTTGTAGACACACCAGGGATCCTGGACACTGCAAAATCAAATGAGTTCATCAAAAGAGAAATTGTGCGTTGTGTTGAAGTCTCCTGTCCCGGTCCTCATGTGTTCCTGTTGGTCATCCAAGTGGGTCGATTCAccaaagaagagaaaaactcAGTGGAAGCCCTGCAGGAGCTGTTTGGCCAGGCTGCAAATCAGCACATGATCGTGCTGTTCACTCGCGGTGGTGATCTTGGTGACATGACCATACAGGAGTACGTACGTGAAGCTGAGGAAGGACTTCGCCGCATCATCCAAAGCTGTGGAAACAGGTTCCACATCTttgaaaacaccagcaaagacAGAACGCAGGTGATGGAGCTGGTCAACAAGATTGATGACATGGTGGCAGCAAATGGGGGCAAGCACTACACAGATGCCATGTACAAGGAGGTGGAGGCTGCAGGTATCATGGGACTTAAGGCTGTTCAGTATGAGTTCCTTGAGGCCCTACTGAAGCGTATTCAAAAATTTTTTCTCATTCTTCACAGAGATTAA
- the LOC112431720 gene encoding uncharacterized protein LOC112431720 — MIILQIWKEYLFLFHCHLFLFFIDTENHFDTKVNLVLLGMTGTGKSASGNTILGKKFFKCKPSTKPVTTECQVAESKINGIHVRVIDNPDIFDDDINPRVWDTHVKKCKQLCESEPCVYLLVMQASRFTDGERNIIEKLEKAFASQVRKQTIILFTRGDDLHCANIKLEDFLHSCQPGLKEIIQKCDNRCVVFENSRPTSHQVAILMEKVIRMIQEQQQ; from the coding sequence ATGATTATTCTTCAGATCTGGAAAgaatatttatttctatttcacTGTCACTTATTTTTGTTCTTCATTGACACAGAAAATCACTTTGATACCAAAGTGAACCTAGTTCTTCTGGGAATGACCGGTACGGGAAAGAGTGCCAGTGGAAACACCATCCTCGGAAAGAAATTCTTCAAGTGTAAGCCGAGTACAAAGCCGGTCACCACAGAGTGCCAAGTGGCAGAATCAAAGATAAATGGCATACATGTACGTGTCATTGATAACCCAGACATCTTTGATGATGACATCAACCCACGAGTTTGGGACACACATGTAAAAAAGTGCAAACAGCTTTGTGAGTCAGAACCATGTGTGTATTTACTTGTGATGCAAGCAAGCAGATTTACAGATGGTGAGAGAAACATAATAGAAAAGCTAGAAAAAGCTTTTGCAAGCCAAgttagaaaacaaacaatcatCCTGTTCACCAGAGGAGACGACCTGCACTGTGCAAACATTAAGCTGGAGGATTTTCTTCACTCCTGCCAACCTGGTCTGAAAGAAATAATTCAGAAGTGTGACAACAGGTGTGTTGTTTTTGAGAACAGCAGGCCAACATCACATCAAGTGGCAATTTTAATGGAGAAAGTGATCAGGATGATCCAAGAACAGCAGCAATGA
- the LOC101486687 gene encoding GTPase IMAP family member 7-like, which produces HVNPQVTVSHPAPSSSFSVNWTNWLNTDYWCQALRGKGKRAITTVNLVLLGMAGTGKSASGNTILGKKSFMSKPSSKPVTTEFQVAETEMKDLRVRVIDSPDIFDDDIEASVWDKHVKQCKQLCGSEPCVYVLVMHVSRFTDGERDIMEKLEKDFGSKVKEKTIILFTRGGDLQQAEITLKDFLHSCQPGLKEIVEKCGNRCVLFENSRSSSQEVEKLIDTVIGLLE; this is translated from the exons CATGTGAACCCTCAGGTTACTGTTTCACATCCTGCACCATCCAGCAGCTTTTCAGTGAACTGGACAAACTGGCTAAACACAGACTACTGGTGCCAGGCTCTAAGAGGCAAAG GAAAGCGTGCTATCACCACAGTGAACCTTGTTCTACTGGGAATGGCTGGAACTGGAAAGAGTGCAAGTGGAAACACCATCCTCGGAAAGAAGAGCTTCATGTCTAAACCCAGTTCAAAGCCGGTCACCACAGAATTCCAGGTGGCAGAAACTGAGATGAAGGACTTACGTGTACGTGTGATTGATAGCCCAGATATCTTTGATGATGACATTGAAGCATCAGTTTGGGACAAACATGTAAAACAGTGTAAACAGCTCTGTGGGTCAGAACCCTGTGTGTATGTACTCGTGATGCATGTGAGCAGATTTACAGATGGTGAGAGAGACATCATGGAAAAGTTAGAAAAAGATTTTGGGAgtaaagttaaagaaaaaacaatcatCCTGTTCACACGAGGAGGCGACCTGCAGCAGGCAGAAATCACCTTGAAGGATTTCCTTCACTCCTGCCAACCCGGTCTGAAAGAAATAGTTGAAAAGTGTGGAAACAGGTGTGTTCTCTTTGAGAACAGCAGGTCAAGTTCACAGGAAGTGGAAAAGCTGATTGACACGGTGATCGGGCTGTTAGAATAA